In Rhineura floridana isolate rRhiFlo1 chromosome 6, rRhiFlo1.hap2, whole genome shotgun sequence, one genomic interval encodes:
- the RGS13 gene encoding regulator of G-protein signaling 13, whose protein sequence is MSPGACWLCNLFRDGTNGNTSKVSLEEVLQWSQSFEKLMTTKHGPIVYKTYLKTEYSDENIEFWFACEMYKKIASQRKRISVAQKLFKKYIQPQAPREINIDSPAREYIIANIQEPTRSCFDEAQKIVYMHMERDSYPRFLGSEIYQNLLLTLSTRRKPLVSMKERE, encoded by the exons ATGAGTCCCGGTGCCTGCTGGCTTTGCAATTTGTTCAGAGATGGCACAAATGGAAACACTTCAAA AGTAAGTCTGGAGGAAGTGTTGCAGTGGTCTCAGTCTTTTGAAAAGCTAATGACTACTAAAC ATGGGCCTATCGTCTATAAAACCTACCTGAAGACAGAATACAGCGATGAGAACATTGAATTCTGGTTTGCATGTGAAATGTATAAGAAGATTGCATCACAAAGGAAAAGAATTTCAGTGGCACAGAAACTTTTCAAGAAATATATCCAGCCTCAGGCTCCAAGGGAG ATTAACATTGATAGTCCAGCAAGAGAATATATTATCGCAAACATTCAAGAACCAACTCGATCCTGTTTCGATGAAGCCCAGAAAATTGTTTACATGCATATGGAAAGGGATTCGTACCCCAGGTTTCTTGGATCAGAAATTTATCAAAACCTACTCCTTACTCTTTCAACCAGGAGGAAACCATTAGTGtctatgaaagagagagaatga